From the genome of Plectropomus leopardus isolate mb chromosome 4, YSFRI_Pleo_2.0, whole genome shotgun sequence:
TGAACAGGCACAGAAATTAATATGGGGGAATTATCATATTAGCCAATAAACCCACTGTCAGTCAAAACTTTAGACCTTCCCACAGGAAGATAAGCCACTCCTGCGTAAACCAACACGGCAAACAAGACCATCAGATGATCATCCGGCACACCGTGTTCATGGGAGTGACTTGCTGAATTCAATGTCAGagcaaaaactttttcaaagtcACAAAAAGATTATGAAACCCCCTGCCCTCCTACTACAGCCTTTACAGCTCACACGCGCCCGAGTTTCAGTTTCGTGTGCTTTTTCTGTATCTAATGTTTCTGGGTAGCTTGCTTGAAAAGTGAGTTGAGAAGGCGAGAGTGATAGCTTCCCCTGCTAGCAGCTCACGTTGAGTTGTGACGTGAAAGAGAGCCATACAGCAGCTAATGCTAGTTACTCGTGCTGGATAGTAAGTACACCCACGAACACGCTACCGAACACGTCTTATCACCAGTTTTACAGTAATCGaaactataacaaaaaaaaacgcgAACATTCAAACAAACGAGCCAAAAAGTACGATTGGCACCACAACATACCCGCCATCTTGTGCTCTTATCAAAGATCTGACATCGCCATAACAACGGTCTGCGTTCAGAAAGAAGCTAGCAACCACTTTCATCACCGACACGCGCTACCGATTTCACGTTAATACGGACGGTTGTacaaacaagcacacatacacaatgaGCCAAAATGAAATGATAGTTATGAGATGTTTTACTTTGTCACCTTTAGTTTATCCCAATATTGTCCTTTTTAGTCGAAGTTTTTTTCCTTAGATTTAGctaggttgttgttgttgttgactcCCGTTGCTTGGTTCTTGTCGCCAGGACTACCGTGACTATGGCGCCTTGCCTTCACCGGGGCAACTGTTGCTACCCTCTCGTCTTCGCCCCACCCTACGCTAAATGCTGATTGGCTGACTCGGGAGGTGGTCGCAGCGTCAGTGAACTAATTGCTCGCTCATTGGTTTATGGTCCCTGTCTGTCACTTTCACCAGAGCCAAACGTCAAATGACCACTTttataatgttacttttttttattgctcagaATGTCAAGTAGATAGATGGAAAATGAAggtatttcatttcattcactgCAAATAAAATACCGTCACTTATTTCTCCTCCCTCTACAGTCTCATAGAAATAATGCAAACTGTGCAACATTTTGAAGTTGAAAATAGATtaaatgatttctttattttgtgccATACACAAAACATGTGCCCAGCCTTCATGGGTTTACTATATGGTTGTAGCGATCAATCCAAAATACATGTTGTTCTACTGCTCAGtccccaaacaaaacattttgcctTCTATCCCAGGCCCAGCAAACAACTTGTGCCAGGAGAGAAGTTACCAACTGAAaacatgattcattttttttaaatggtaattgaattaaaagaaatcaacataAATGGAGGTCATTCTACTGAAAAGTACATTCCATAAGTCTTTGTATGCAGGGTAATAAACAgggtaacaaacaaaaaaaatgaacctaATTCTCAATTTCTCCTGTGttacataacaaacaaactCTGTTCTCCTCTGGAGTGACATTAAACCCACCTGACCCACCAGCTAATGGTAATGCTAATGTTCCTGAGAGCGACTACGCACATTTCAGAATTATACTTCACATAAGGCTCTGCGCTGTAGCTAATCTTATTAAGACAAtaagtttgtcattttggtttATGTCATATATCAACAAGccatttttctttataaaaaacattttgctgctcATCTGGATATCACATAAATGACAAgttgttcaaataaaataagGATTTTAGCTCATGAATCCATGGATGACCATGGAATATGTcccaataaaatatatattttagtaaGTCTCTGATCAGGCATCTTCACAAGTCTTTTCCAGAGCCGAAGCATTTGACATTCATGTCTGATGTCTGGAATTTCCCATCCCACATCTCCACTAAAGACCGAAACTGGAGTAAATGTATGGACTCCCAAAATGAATAGAATCTAGACGAATGCTGGGGTTTCCGAGTGCATACAGGTTATAGCACTGTGCAGCAATCTCCTATCGGCCTCTGCCAtttctttgtggtgtgtttttgtgcgcCACTTGTCGTAACCACCTATGTGTAGCACAGTTATCTCTGAGGTGAATTGGATATTTATCTTCATCCCTGCACAGCGGAGCCAAGAGCAAGACCAAAATTGTGTAGTGACATACAGCACAACCTCACTGATGTAAGGGACAGAAAGGCCATCAAAAGGTCACAGGTGATGAGATAGCCAAGAGCTCTGTTGACATCACCTCTGGCATCATTAGCTACTTTATCGCGACTTTTCATTTTCTCGATGTGTAGCCTATTGTTGCCCCGAAAGGTCTCCGGTCTTATCTCTGGGTGTGACGAAGAGTAGAGGTGAGACGAGCTTCTTCTCTGAAATGTTGAGGCCTATAAAAGGTAGGAGCTGtccaaaaagcaaacacaaaccACAACCTCAAAGCAGCCTTTGAGACATTTGTGGCATCATTTCACTCTCACCATGTGGAAAGCAGCACTCTTGACCCTTGGCTTGTTGGTCGTACTGGTAGAGCGGGTGCAGTGCAGTGACGGCCATCCCTCTTTCTACGGGGTGAAACTGTGTGGAAGAGAGTTCATACGAGCCGTCATCTTTACCTGCGGAGGTTCTCGCTGGAGGAGAAGTATAGGAGACTCAGGTAAGAGTGCATATGAGACTATGAATACAGTTTTTTGTGATGCATTAGTCAAACGGTATCCtaatttgaaatctgagcaaattagtttgatttctttcaaaaacatgggaagaaggcaataagcgacaaaagaagaaatgcccAGAagatagcaagaaattagaaaaaaaaaagtacaagaaattgactggaaaattagttaaaataaataaaaataaaaaggaaatgacctggagtaaagtgcctaaaaatctatttattttgtaacataattttataaatgtaatgaTGGTAATCagcaataaatatgttttttctgtagctttttccttttttccctggtattttcccctagtttttttaaaatgaattttcaaaatgtacttaTCTCTTttaatttgaggaacatttcataccaagttgccgatttcctttttctccatgtttttgaaaaaaaaaaatcacaccaatgtgctcagggttcaaagggatTAAATGCCTTTGAAAGGCATCTGCATGCAGCgcatgaaaagtgatgttactCCAAAGGATAAGagatttttctttgctttttatcAGCTCTTATTGGAGAAGAGGCCTTTGACCCATGGGACACAAAGCCCATCCCTCAACTTACCGGCGAGCAGGATCCTGCAGACGCCCCAGCATGGAGGGATCAGACACTGAATGGGCCATCGTTGGCGGCTGGATTCAGCCGCTCAGCTCGCTCACCAATCTTGGAAGATGTGTTGGAGGCTCTGCGGAGTGCAGACAGGAAAGGACGGGATGTAGTGGTCGGGCTCTCCAATGCCTGCTGCAAGTGGGGCTGTAGCAAAAGTGAAATCAGCTCCCTGTGCTGAGCCCCGTTTCTCACATATATGTCTTGTCCTGTCACTAATGCAGAGCTCTActcctttatttattcatcaaaaattcttaaaattacgAATTCAACTCAATGTCCCATTGATACACGGATGTAAATATGTACTCAAAATGTGTTTACTGTGATTATTACttataataaagttttgtgAAGTTGGTATGAAAGTTTATGTTCTTCTCAAAACAGAGATactaaaatgatatttaatGCCGTTGGAACACTTCCACTTTTCTAAAGCCTTGTTTCATACATTTTGTCAAGTATTTCGAAATGAAAGGAAGTGGTGGTGactatgaacacacacagttgcCTCATAGTCACTAATTGTTATCTCTGGTGTATCCCCCAgagttttctgtgattttactGGGGTTAAATGCCACATATGAACTGATTAATAAAGCACTGAAATCCACCTCTTTCTCTGGCTCTTTATAGTATACCCACCCATCAgccaaaaagccaaagaaatATATAGGAGAGCATAAGAAAGGTTGATTATCCAGGGCCCCAATGGGAGGGAGACCTTCTAAAAGCCCTCAATGAAAAATTTGGTctaatttgaaattttttatttctgaataaTTAGTGCCATACATGAATTAAAAACGGATGAATAAAATGGTTGAAAGGAGCGAAATTGTTTTGTCCGTCCTTGGACTAGAAGTTGTCTCCGaacacatttctcattttttttctcaagaaagGGAAATTTGTGtccaaaaaagaaaggaagaaaaaacaaaacagcctgtttaaaaataaatacataaaaaaataaaaaggtgtgTGAAAAGACATGGATCAAGAACGGAAGGGCGGGGAGCCAACAGAGACTGAGTTaggttcccacagatccttaaaaagttttaaaaggcatttaattcattcatctaaaaataaggccttaattggtattaaaatatctcaaatcaatgtttcaaaagtcttaaacatGCTAAGACAATGGAAGATTTTATGCATCTTATTTTCTGataatgcattgtaaaatctcaaaacaacTGGtaatattgattttgtttttttttttttttttttttaatttttccaaatttaacATTAGGCAGATAAAGATAGAGGAACCAACAGCACTTACAAAATTGACCACAtctgatgaaattaaaaatgaactaaTTTTTGTTTCAAGGCAAACCAAAGGGctgctttaaaaacataatgttcTTTGTTTTCCAGGTGTTCCACTATAAAAAAgttctacatttttttcagcatttgaagtGGATCATGTAACTTTTTGAccaaaaagtaatgttttatgttgaaagTTAATATTTGGGCAAGATTGTACCTAATAAGTTCTTGATGTCGGATATGGTTTTTCCcctcagttttggttattgtgaAACTGGTCTTACATTTTATTCTGAGTGGcaataaaaagtctgaaaaagtcttaaatctaactcaccttaagctgtaggaactcTGGTGCTTATACATAGGGCCCTCAATTTGGTGCTACACCGCTGAACCTAACCATCTACCAAGTAGTAcatcaactaccactacaccactgagCACGATAGACTAGAAACATACTGCTGCTGTGAAGCCTATAATGTTGGACTTTGGTTGtttacatcagtgtgtgtgtgtgtgtgtgtgtgtgtgtgtgtgtgtgtttatattctttatttgtcaaaagTAGTCCCTTACAGCAGTTATGCTAATactcataaaaacaaaagacaccaATGGTGAATCTTTAAATGCTTTATGTCCCCACCCACCACACCTCATGatgccaacattttaaataacctcagtcaaacaaacaaaaccacacaaatTATAGTTAATGTGACAATGATGTTAACGGTAGACAATTCCAGACATATTGTACATATGCTGTAAaggataagagaaaaaaatgtgaataagaAACGGTTTGTTTTGGGGGATACACCAGAGATGAATAATCACAGTCCTGTTGGGACATATTGTGATCCAAACTGTCCATAACATGCTTCACAACAGTAGTTATTGTTTGCACTGGCGGTGTTCATGATAGTGTGTCCACGCCCTGTAAGCGGTTCATACAGATCAATCAtacagtggtaaaaaaaaaacaaaacaaaactgcaggaCTTTGAGGCTGACACCATCTGGTGgtcaaaaatgaaacacaaaacaatgattCATATAACGCCCGTTCacagatttaaaatatgtaaagcatcttgattatttgattttaagaCCCTGGCAAACACTCACATTGTTCATAAACTGTGTAACAAACTGTAGACTCATAATTTCTGTATGTCTCTGCACGGTTACCTTACCAGACAGTTTTTGTCCAGTACGGAAGCCGAACGTGATCAAACTGATCACCCGGCTTGATTGCAAGGCATGCAATCTCTGTCACATACCAGTTAGCATATCAACTACAGAGATCCACAGAGATCAGAAGTTTGTATTTAGCCACACAAATAGCAGTCATAGTGTATTTAATGTTAGTCGTAACAGCGTGACTGCACTGTCGTCTATAGAAATATAGATCTACCACACCGGAGCGACCAGGTAAAATCTTTCGCGGTACTTTCAAGATGATGCTAGCTAGCCATGCTAGTGGTAGCTGCCGGGGGGCTGATATGCGACTGCTCCGTTTTGAGTAATAATGCGCTTCATTTGCgcagtttttttctgctttggctGTAAACACAGCTTTGACATCGCAACGTGGCGTCCTGGTAGTTAGGGTAAGATGGCGTTTCgcagctgtgttttgtgtgaagCTGGTACGTGTGAACTAAAGGAGCGACGCTAAGCTAGCTTGCTAGCTGAATGAGCCAGACATTTGCGTCTGTGCCGTCTGGGCCGCATGTGGAAAAAGCAGCTAGCGATTGATAGTTGGCGTGGCCACTTATTTGTGCAATAGTTACATAGCAACTAACTGACGGCTGCATACTAGTACTTTCGGTTTTTTAAGAATCCAGAAACGGAAAATGTCCGTAAACATTTGCGGCTGCCATGGCAGTGCTACATCGTAGACAATTGTTTACTATGTATGTCGTATTTTCTCTTAAATGAAGATCGTGAGGTTAACGGCTAACACAGGTACTTGACATCTTGTTATGAGTGACTGTACCATCGCACACTGGTTGTTCTGTAATCGTTACTGCGTAGTTTATGTTACCTCTGCGTGATTTGAGTAGCAGCGCACGCAGCGTTTAGGTCCCAGGTGGGGCCAGCTGGCAGCAAGGTGCGTGTGGTACATGCTTCAGAGACaggtaatgtgtgtgttttttgtcctgTAGGATGGAGTGGCAGCCAGATGAACAGGGTCTGCAGCAAGTGCTTCAGCTACTCAAGGACTCCCAGTCACCAGACACAGCAACACAGAGGGCTGTGCAAGAAGTATCCTTATTTAAGAGTGTTTGATcgtgagagtgagagaaaagggTGTGAGATTTAGCTTGTGTGTCTAAGTGGGTGAAAATGAAAACCGACTGTTGTCATGCACAGTTCGCATCGAGAGAACTGGTGTGATGGATTGCTGTTGTATATCGGTCCACGCTGCCCAGATGTCAAACAGGGTAACGAGGTATGTGAGGGTGTGTGAGCTTTTGCAATGCGTGCACGGATGGTTAAACTCCTTAACAGAGCCTGCAGAAACTGGAGCAACTTAACCAGTTTCCAGATTTCAACAACTATCTCATCTTTGTCCTCACAAGCCTCAAATCTGAAGGTATGTATAAGCATGTCGAATATCAAGATTCAATCAATAGAAGagggtttttaaaaacaagtgtttACTGGATTTTTACATACTGTAGGTatatagcaaaaacaaaaacagaaaataagtaaGGTACAATACAGAACATTCATAGTAAAGTATCATCTTAATCTAGACTGCTAAAATAGGTCATGAAATTATGTACTTTTTAGAGtccaaaagataaataaaaaatattgatgggcaagaagaagaaaagcagcaaattgaATTATTCTCTTCTCATCAAGAGATTAAGGCAAGTAGATTTCTGTAGCCTCACCCTTATAAACATATCATAAAATGTCCCCATATCTTATCAAAGGTATAACATTGACCCTTTATCATAAATGTAAGGTTTTTTAAGAGCAATAGAGTGTGACAGACTGGCAAGTCAGGCTTGTAAGCTCGGTCTGGAAGGAAAGTTTCAGGATTTGGCTGTGGTGTGTTTTGCTTGTAATAAGCCACAGACAGTCATTTTCTTATCTGCCTTGCTTAGTTTTCAGTTTACAGGAAAAATATTGAACATACAAAGTTTGGGGTGTACAAATAACTATAAGCATGTGGCATGTAAAAGGATATCCAAAATCTGTATCCATAAAGCCTGAATATTTGGGCATTTGCACAGAAATATAATGGGGTTCTTGTTTACGTAAAAATCATCCTTGTCCCTTGCAAATATTTCTGTATCTTACCTCCTCTTTTCCagttcttaaaaatgttttttatgttgttcctctctgctgcctcccGTCTCAAGACGAGCCCACTCGCTCCCTGAGCGGTCTGATACTGAAGAACAATGTTAAGGCTCACTACCAGAACTTCCCTCCCAACGTGGCTGACTTCATCAAACGAGAATGCCTCAACAACATTGGAGACCCTTCACCGCTCATCAGAGCTACGATCGGTGGGTGTTTGAGTGAGAGGATGGAGAAAGCTAGTGTTGGCTGCATTTCTAGCCAGTGTGAGTCAGACTACTATGTAGGTGGTTGGGTTTTTGCAGGTAATGCTGCTGTGTGGGAGCAAGCGCTGCATTTTCAAGATGTTTTGAATGATTGACTGCGACAGTGAGTTAAGGTACTtgttttaaagcctgatttctcctggtgtgacttttttgtttatcaTCTCTTGTAAAGGTATCCTGATCACGACCATAGCCTCTAAAGGGGAGCTGCAGACCTGGCCGGAACTGCTGCCTCAGCTCTGTAATCTGCTCAACTCAGAGGACTATAACACCTGCGAGGTCGGACTCACCTGCACGGACACACTAACAGCTTTGCAGTGTTAATGCGATAATCAGATTTATACCTGTTACTTTTGttcatagcatttttttctttctctttttttcctcctttcagGGTTCTTTTGGAGCGTTGCAGAAGATCTGCGAGGATTCATCAGAGTTGTTGGATAGCGATGCTCTGAACAGACCCCTTAATATCATGATCCCTAAATTCTTACAGTTTTTCAAGCACTGCAGCCCCAAAATCAGGTCAGTGGAACGCCTGTCTTTTGCTTCCTGACTGTCTTACTGGCACTCCGCCTCAGACCGTCCACTGTAACTCTTCCTGTTATAATCAACATCATAGATCCCTCTtgcttgtctctctctcaggtcCCATGCTATAGCGTGCGTGAACCAGTTTATCATCGGTCGAGCTCAGGCTCTGATGGATAACATTGACACCTTCATAGAGGTGAGCACCACAGGGTCATGTGTTAGTTTAATTTCCATTGTTTTCAAGCCTTGCTTCCTCACCTTGAGCTCCTTTCGGAGATGGAataagcagccaagaaaaaagcaatgaggcTATTCACTGATATTGTCTCATAAGGATCGCAGACCCCTGAATTAAATCCAAACAAAATGGTATCATGGAAgactgtgatgtcagcaaatatCATGTGATGAAACACATCCTCCCCTCCGCTCTGGTAGGAGATCCAGAGCAATAAATGCAGAACaagcagaataaaaaacagcCTCTTTCCCAAAGCTGTCACCTCGTTGTAACCATCgcatttttctgtcttcctcaCATTTTTTGGTCCTGCCCATccatctcctctgtctcccccaCCCATCCCCtgtccatccctctctctcctcatctctcgTTCCCATCCAGAGTCTGTTTGCACTGGCCGGAGACGAAGACAGTGAAGTACGCAAGAACGTGTGCAGGGCTTTGGTCATGCTGCTGGAAGTTCGCATCGACCGTCTCAtcccacacatgcacagcatCATCCAGGTGAGGATGGGACTTGATCTCACACACCACTTTGAGCAGAGAACATGCAGCTTTTCCTTCCTCCTCACCTTCTTGCTGTCTGTCACCAGTACATGCTGCAGAGGACCCAGGACCCAGATGAGAATGTGGCTCTGGAGGCCTGTGAGTTCTGGCTGACTCTGGCTGAGCAGCCCATCTGTAAAGAGGCCCTGTCTGGCCACTTGGTCCAGTAAGTTCTCACATGCAAACACTTTTTCAGACAAGCTGATGAcaagcaagttgaaaaaaaagtgtgaatttTATCTgagttttaatgtggttttctgacttttttttttgttagactGATCCCTATCCTGGTGAACGGGATGAAATACTCTGAGATCGACATTATTCTTCTAAAGGTGAGCCACCCCTGGATACCTCAGTGTTCACAGCCCGTCA
Proteins encoded in this window:
- the rln3b gene encoding relaxin-3b translates to MWKAALLTLGLLVVLVERVQCSDGHPSFYGVKLCGREFIRAVIFTCGGSRWRRSIGDSALIGEEAFDPWDTKPIPQLTGEQDPADAPAWRDQTLNGPSLAAGFSRSARSPILEDVLEALRSADRKGRDVVVGLSNACCKWGCSKSEISSLC